The Parvularcula marina DNA segment AACAAGGACGAGGAAGCGCCGATCTTCTCCGTCGCCGATTACGGGCTCGTCGCCGATCTGTTCGACGTGCTGCCGGAACTGGAAGGGAAATTGAGCTTGTCACGCTAGATAATCTTCCTACGTACTGCTCCCAAATTTAAGCCACGCAATGAAGTACCGATAAGATCAACTTGAGGTCGTTGATAGTCGGGTTCTATATTCCGCTAGCGCTAGATGTTCGCTATATCCAGTCAGCTGTTTCGGTTGGCTCAGATCCTTGTATCAGCTTTGCTCATTTCAATGAGCTGCAATGAACCAGAAGCCTGCCTAGTAATTGAAGTAAGCTAACTGGGCTAATATCGTCTTTTTTGCTTCTTGTGCTGAAGGACACAAAAACATTTTCCATGGCTCTGAGTCGTGTTTGAGGTAGTGCAATGGCCTGTTCTGAATTGCGACACGGTGTTCCACCTTCATGTTCATTTGTCTGGCAGGAAAGGCCCAGAGTGGCGGTCCCCATGCGGAGGGCTCGGCAAGTCCTTGCGAGGATGTTGTGCCCGATGGCGCGGGCAGCGTCGTACACTCGACGCGCCGAAACTGCAGGTGAGGGGAAGAAAGGCCGGGTATCTGGAGGCATCTATTTTAAAAGCCACGGGGGTTTAGCCGGTCCGTTCTGGCGCAGAGATGCCATTCCAGACGCCCAATTGACAATGAGAGTCGTTCTCAATAACGTCTTTCCGGGATTGGTTTCGGGGCAAAGCCAAAATGCGTTCTTCTATTTCGGTTAGCTGGTTGACCGGCTTCTATAAGGGGCCGTGAAAATGATGATGGTACGTTCACGTCGCCGTCGTCCGACTCGACAATTCCTCGAGCCGGCAAAAACTCCCGTCTCCGAAGAAAATCAGGACACGTACTGGTCCGGCTGTCTGATTGTTGCTGAGATTATCATCGAAAGCCCACAGGTGCGTACGCTGCGCCTCATCTCACCTGAGGGCGGCAGCATCCCGTTCCACTTTCTGCCAGGCCAGTATATCGACGTTGAGGCGGCAATCGATGGCGAGACCTATCATCGCTCCTACTCAATCTCTTCCTCGGCGCGACGAATTGACTGTTTAGATATAACTGTGAAGCGCGAGCCCCATGGGCTTGTCTCACCTTGGTTGTGCGATGCCGTTAAACCTGGCGATAGGCTGAACATCCGTGGCCCATTTGGCCAGTTCACTTTCACCGGAACAGAAGCGCAAAGTGTCGTGTTGGTCGGCGCCGGAGTTGGAATTACGCCATTTGTCAGCATGATCCGTACGCTGTTGGATGATGCCTGGAAAGGGGAGGTTCATGCGCTCTTCGGCTTTCGTAACCGGGAAGAAGCGTTGTTCCTTGAGGAAATGGAGAGCCTTGCTGCCACGTTTCCGACCCTCAACCTGCATCTGACCTGGTCGAAACCAGAAAGCCGCAAGCTACGCCCGAAGGGCCGCATTACGCCGAGACTGATCCGGAAGACCATTCCTCGCTGGCGCGACCGGCTCTACTATCTCTGCGGGCCGCTCGACATGATGGATCATGTTCGGAGCGATCTCGTCTGGCGTGGTGTCCCCGTCGATCGTGTGCTGACAGAGGCCTTCGCCCCACCACCGCGCGATGAGAGCCTCGGGGGTGAATTCAAGATTACGTTCCAGCGCTTCGGTGTCGAAATCACATCTGAGCAGGGCGAATCCCTGCTTGAGACGGCGACCCGCGCTGGCGTCATGATGGATTTTTCCTGTCTCAGCGGCACATGCGGCCTGTGCCAAGCCCGGCTGGTTGAGGGCGATGTTGAGATGATGGCCGATGATGCCCTCAGGCCAGAAGATATTGAGCGCGGGGAAATCCTGACTTGTCAGGCATTTCCCAAATCACCGTGCGTGATTGATGCGTGAAAACAACAAAATCCAGATTCTTTTTGCGAAAGAGTTGCATTCTCACTAATGCTGGAACAAACAGCACATGAGAATTAATCGCAAGTTTGGGGATCGTAATGAGTTTCAAGAAATATGCTGGCGCCGCTAGCATCCTGCCCTTCATGCTCGCCTTTGGTCAGGCCGTCGCACAGACAGACGCTGAACCGGCCAGGCAACGCGACGACGATGTCATTATCGTCACCGGGGAGAAGTTCGACCGATCGCTTCAGGATACGCCGGCTTCCGTGCGTGTCATCGCTGCTGAGGATATCGACAACAACAATATCGACGACCTGCGCGATCTTTATCGCCGTACACCGAATGTCTATGGCGGCGAGAGCACCGGGGATTTCGCCATTCGCGGCATTAATGCGTTCGATGTCTCTGGCGGTGGCTCCAGCTTTCTCGCCTCCGTCTATGTCGATGGGGCTGTCATGCCACGGCGCGGCGTCCTGAATGGTCCGACAGATATCTGGGATATCAGCCAGGTCGAAATTTTGCGCGGCCCGCAATCGACACTTCAGGGCCGCAACGCGCTGGCCGGTGCGATCATTGTCCGCTCCACCGACCCAACTTGGGAATGGGATGCCAAGGCCCGCGTGAAAATCGCCGACTATGATTATCAAGAATATGCCGCCGCAGGCGGTGGCCCGCTCGTCGAGGATGAACTGGCCTTCCGTGTCGCCGTCTCGCACACTGAATTTGGCGGCTATGTCGAGAACACCTTCCTCGATCAGGATTCTGCTTTCAGCGACCGCACCAGCGCTCGCGTGAAGCTATTGTGGGAGCCTGACGCACTGCCAGACTTCCGTGCACTGCTGACCTTTAGCCACAATGATCACTATTATGGGCCTAACCTGTCGCTCATCTCTGCTGGCAGCGATGACCGGGAGCTCAACTTTGATACGCCGACATGGGAATCGATCATTACCAATATCACCACACTGGAGTTGGAATACCGTGTGAACGAGAGCTGGACGCTGGAATCGATCACCTCGCACAACACTGCCGATTACGAGTACCAGTATGATGGTGACTACACCGTGGAACCGCTCGGATCTGTATACGACGTAGAAGACGCCACGACCTTCACCCAGGAACTGCGCGGTCTGTTTGACTACGGTGCATTGACCGGTCTCGTCGGTGCTTATTATTTCGACTCTGATGAGGATGTTTACTATGGCGGCCGCCGTTCGTTGACGCTGCAGGCGCTGGGTGTTCCTCAACTGCTCACCGCCCCGCCTGAATTCGGCGGCCTCGGCTTGCCGCAAGCGCTCGCGGATCAGGTGCTCGGAATCTATGAGCCGGCCAACCCCGTTCTGCTCGATACGTTGACGGAGAACCCGGACAAGGTGATGAGCTATGCACTCTTCACCGATGTGCGTTATGATGTGAATGACAAGCTGACGATCTATGGCGGCGCGCGTTATGACCGGGAAGAGCAGGAAAACTTCTTCTCGAGCCTCATCACAGTTGCCAATATCGACGCGCTGCCGGACCCGGTCTTTTATGGCGCCATCGATCCGCAATTGGGTCAGTTGATCGCAGGGCTCAACGCTCAGCTTCTCGGTCAGGCTGCCGGTGCGTCGGGCGAGGCCCCGGTGGCAGACACTACCTTCGAAGCGTTCCTTCCCAAAGTTGGGGCAACCTGGAATTGGACTGAAGACCTGTCCACCAGCTTCACCGTGCAACAGGGCTATCGCTCTGGCGGTGTCGGCGCCAACATAGCGCGGGCAAGCTCATTCACCTTCGATCCGGAATACACAACGAACTATGAGTTCGCGCTGCGCAGTCAATGGCTCGGCGGAGCGCTGACGGCCAATGCGAACGTCTTCTACATCGACTGGACTGATCAGCAGATTTCGATCCAGCTGTCGGGCAACCAGTTCGACTCAGAGACTGTTAACGCCGGTTCCTCCCACCTTCAGGGTGCGGAATTTGAGGTTTTCTATCGTCCGACAAGTAACCTCGATCTGTTTGGCGGTGTTGGCTATGTGAAGACGGAGTTCGACGAATTTTTCGATGAGCGCAACGGCGTCGTTACCGACCTGTCCGGACGCGAATTTGCCGGCGCACCGAACTGGACAGTGTCCGGCGGCGGCACATGGCGCGGCGCAAACGGCTTGTTCATTCATGCCGATGCCAACTATGTCAGCGAGAGCAATGCGGTAGTAAACCCGGCCGTGTTCAACGTCGATCCCAAGATCGACGCCCGGACGCTTGTGAATGCCATGGTCGGCTGGGAAGGTGAGACGTTCAGCGCCTATCTGTATACGAACAATCTGTTCGACGAGGACTATGTCTATCGTCCGGACTATGATGATGGCCTTGCCACCTACGGGGCGCCGCGTGTCATCGGTGTGCGTTTCGATGTCAGTTACTAGCCTCATCGGTATCGTCGCTATCGGAGCCGGCTGCCTGTCGCTCCGTCGCGGCTGGTCCGGCTCCCATAAATCCACCCTGCGCCGCCTTTGGGTCATCGCAGGGTGGCTGCTCATAGCAGCCGGGCTGTACGTCTACGTCATGCTTTATGGTGCGGAGCGGGGCGCAGCGCTGATGCTTTGCGTGCTCGGCATCGCCGCTTTTGGCGTGGTCGCCTTTTCGTATTCTCGAAAGCCGATCAGGAAGTCGGCAGCGCGTGCGCCGCTGGCGCCATCCATCCGAGGTTCGCGAGTCTGGGCCGGTTTCATCCGCTTCCTTTTGGCTGGACCTGTTTCCTTCATTGCCGCCACCGGTATTGGACTCGCCATCGCAATTCAGGCGCCGATGAATGAAGCTGACAGGCTCATTCTCGGCGGGTCGCTCGTGCCGTTTCTCTGGGGTGGCGGCATGGCATGGACCTTGGCTGATGATAAGGTCATTCGTGCAATGATCGTCCTTCTCGGCGCCGGCGCGGCCGGCTTTGCAATCGCAACGGTGTAACTAATGGCACTCTGGCCGAAAATTCCCTCCGGGTTCGTCCGCTCTGTCCTCGCTGGGCACTCGTCTCTAGGTCTGTTCTTTGCAGGCCTGCTTTATCTTATCTGTCTCTCGGGCACGATCATGGTCTTCCATGAGGAAATGGCCGCATGGGAACAGCCTGGTATGCCCGCCGGGGAGCCAAGCGATTCAGCGGCAATGGCCATGCTGGAGAACGCTCTTGTCGCCGGCGCGGAAAAGACTGGCTCGGAGCTTCATTCGGTCTCGCTGTTCACCCAGTGGCGCGAGGATGGGCACACATCCGCTCATTATTATGCCGATAACGGCGAATACGGATCATGGATCGCGGATCCCGTGACGGGTGAGCTGGTAGCCGATAATCATGCGCCGCTGACGGACTTTATCGAGCAGCTGCATATCTATCTGCGCCTGACCGACTATTATGGCATCTACTTGGTCGGCCTGATCGGCGTTGCCATGTTGTCTCTGGTCATTTCAGGCGTGTTGGCGCATCCGCGTATTTTCCGTGATGCCTTCAACTTCC contains these protein-coding regions:
- a CDS encoding FAD-binding oxidoreductase, coding for MMMVRSRRRRPTRQFLEPAKTPVSEENQDTYWSGCLIVAEIIIESPQVRTLRLISPEGGSIPFHFLPGQYIDVEAAIDGETYHRSYSISSSARRIDCLDITVKREPHGLVSPWLCDAVKPGDRLNIRGPFGQFTFTGTEAQSVVLVGAGVGITPFVSMIRTLLDDAWKGEVHALFGFRNREEALFLEEMESLAATFPTLNLHLTWSKPESRKLRPKGRITPRLIRKTIPRWRDRLYYLCGPLDMMDHVRSDLVWRGVPVDRVLTEAFAPPPRDESLGGEFKITFQRFGVEITSEQGESLLETATRAGVMMDFSCLSGTCGLCQARLVEGDVEMMADDALRPEDIERGEILTCQAFPKSPCVIDA
- a CDS encoding TonB-dependent receptor — translated: MSFKKYAGAASILPFMLAFGQAVAQTDAEPARQRDDDVIIVTGEKFDRSLQDTPASVRVIAAEDIDNNNIDDLRDLYRRTPNVYGGESTGDFAIRGINAFDVSGGGSSFLASVYVDGAVMPRRGVLNGPTDIWDISQVEILRGPQSTLQGRNALAGAIIVRSTDPTWEWDAKARVKIADYDYQEYAAAGGGPLVEDELAFRVAVSHTEFGGYVENTFLDQDSAFSDRTSARVKLLWEPDALPDFRALLTFSHNDHYYGPNLSLISAGSDDRELNFDTPTWESIITNITTLELEYRVNESWTLESITSHNTADYEYQYDGDYTVEPLGSVYDVEDATTFTQELRGLFDYGALTGLVGAYYFDSDEDVYYGGRRSLTLQALGVPQLLTAPPEFGGLGLPQALADQVLGIYEPANPVLLDTLTENPDKVMSYALFTDVRYDVNDKLTIYGGARYDREEQENFFSSLITVANIDALPDPVFYGAIDPQLGQLIAGLNAQLLGQAAGASGEAPVADTTFEAFLPKVGATWNWTEDLSTSFTVQQGYRSGGVGANIARASSFTFDPEYTTNYEFALRSQWLGGALTANANVFYIDWTDQQISIQLSGNQFDSETVNAGSSHLQGAEFEVFYRPTSNLDLFGGVGYVKTEFDEFFDERNGVVTDLSGREFAGAPNWTVSGGGTWRGANGLFIHADANYVSESNAVVNPAVFNVDPKIDARTLVNAMVGWEGETFSAYLYTNNLFDEDYVYRPDYDDGLATYGAPRVIGVRFDVSY